A region from the Gemmatimonadota bacterium genome encodes:
- a CDS encoding glycosyl hydrolase, with protein MSLNRPLASILLVLLLAMVSPPPARAQRRGAEAAASPTVDSRLLNGLRWRNIGPAMASGRIADVAIDPTDRSVWYVAASSGGVWKTENAGTTWAPIFDDYGSYSIGAIALDPRRHLTLWVGTGENNAQRSAGYGDGVYKSVDGGRTFTNVGLEHSEHIGMIAIHPEDSDVVFVAAQGPLWASGGDRGLYRTGDGGRSWARVLEIDEHTGVHEVYFDPRDPDVIYAVAWQRRRHQWTMIDGGPGSGLYKSSDGGVTWKSINRGLPSGDKGRIGMAVSPIDPDVLYAIVEASGDDGGTFRSSDMGESWQRTSRYQSGAAMYYHELYADPHRFDRIYALDTFIQVSDNGGRDWDRLPIRDVHVDFHSLNFDPEDPEHLIAGNDGGLYETLDGGDNWKFFDNLPITQFYKVATSNDEPFYYVYGGTQDNNSFGGPSRTTMSGGIRNSEWYVTMGGDGFDPVVDPENPDIIYSQLQHGTLSRFDRKTKERLDVQPQESADGPPLRWYWDAGLHLSPHDHQRLYFGAQILFRSDDMGSTWRAISGDLSRNLDRNQLEVMDRVWSVDAVGKNRSTSVFGHIVSISESPLMEGLIYVGTDDGLVQVTEDGGQSWRAVTSLPGVPDTSFVHDVEASLHDPNTVFAVANNFKRGDFKPYVLRSTDRGRTWSSISSNLPTNGPAFTIVQDPEQAGLLFVGTEYGAYASIDGGASWVELSAGMPTIPIRELEIQKRAGDLVAASFGRGFFVLDDYSALRALAAASAEVLAQEGHIFPVRTAEMYLEWNPGGDSGADFYQAPNPPFGATFTYFVRDALRTRQATRQAAEQAAQRRGEDTPYPSWDDLKQEDREEAPEVFLTIRDSGGELVNTVRGSAARGVHRATWDFRYPGYTPITGGGGGGFGGGPIGPMALPGRYTVSLSKRVDGVVTELAGPVPFEIAPVVDAAIPPQDPAAVLAFQRQTGELLRAVTGTQRAAADAMQRIQAIKRTLAAVPQATEDLRQSARALELRLLDLQEQLNGDRTRSSRSEPAMPGIVGRVNQVVGGHWRGMFGPTETHRQQYRIAADEFAAVYDGLRQLIEGDLPSLEQRLEAAGIPWTSGRALPRWNPGL; from the coding sequence ATGTCGCTGAACCGACCACTCGCTTCGATCCTGCTCGTCCTCCTGCTCGCGATGGTGAGCCCCCCGCCGGCCCGGGCCCAGCGCCGGGGTGCGGAGGCCGCTGCCAGTCCCACCGTCGATTCCCGTCTCTTGAACGGGCTGCGCTGGAGGAACATCGGGCCCGCGATGGCCTCGGGCCGGATCGCCGATGTGGCGATCGATCCGACCGACCGGAGCGTGTGGTACGTGGCCGCCTCGTCGGGCGGAGTCTGGAAGACGGAAAACGCGGGGACCACCTGGGCACCGATCTTCGACGACTACGGATCGTACTCGATCGGAGCCATCGCCCTCGATCCGCGGCGGCACCTGACTCTCTGGGTGGGCACGGGTGAAAACAACGCCCAGCGCTCCGCAGGCTACGGGGACGGCGTCTACAAATCGGTCGATGGCGGGCGCACGTTCACCAACGTGGGCCTCGAGCATTCGGAGCACATCGGCATGATCGCCATCCACCCGGAGGACTCGGACGTCGTGTTCGTGGCCGCTCAAGGGCCGCTCTGGGCTTCGGGGGGAGACCGCGGGCTCTACCGTACGGGCGACGGCGGGCGCAGTTGGGCCCGGGTCCTGGAGATCGACGAGCACACGGGCGTACACGAGGTCTATTTCGATCCGCGCGACCCGGATGTGATCTATGCCGTCGCGTGGCAGCGTCGTCGCCACCAATGGACCATGATCGACGGTGGACCGGGGTCTGGTCTCTACAAGTCCAGCGACGGTGGCGTCACCTGGAAGAGCATCAACAGGGGCCTGCCGTCCGGAGACAAGGGCCGGATCGGAATGGCCGTCTCGCCCATCGACCCGGACGTGCTCTATGCGATCGTGGAAGCCAGCGGCGACGACGGGGGCACGTTCCGATCCAGCGACATGGGCGAAAGCTGGCAGCGCACCTCGCGGTACCAGTCCGGCGCGGCCATGTACTACCACGAGCTCTATGCCGATCCGCACCGCTTCGACCGCATCTACGCGCTGGACACGTTCATCCAGGTATCGGACAACGGGGGACGCGACTGGGACCGTCTGCCCATCCGCGACGTCCACGTGGACTTCCACTCCCTCAACTTCGATCCGGAGGATCCAGAGCACCTCATCGCGGGGAACGACGGCGGACTCTACGAGACCCTGGACGGCGGCGACAACTGGAAGTTCTTCGACAATCTGCCCATCACGCAGTTCTACAAGGTCGCTACATCCAACGACGAGCCGTTCTACTACGTCTATGGTGGCACGCAGGACAACAATTCCTTCGGAGGGCCCTCACGGACCACCATGTCGGGTGGGATTCGCAATTCCGAATGGTACGTCACGATGGGCGGAGACGGCTTCGACCCGGTGGTCGATCCCGAGAACCCGGACATCATCTACTCACAACTCCAGCATGGAACGCTCTCGCGCTTCGACCGCAAGACCAAGGAACGCCTGGACGTGCAGCCACAGGAGAGCGCCGACGGTCCTCCTCTGCGTTGGTATTGGGACGCAGGGCTGCACCTCTCGCCCCATGATCACCAACGTCTGTACTTCGGAGCGCAGATCCTCTTCCGCTCCGACGACATGGGCTCGACCTGGCGCGCCATCAGCGGGGATCTGAGTCGCAACCTCGACCGCAACCAGCTCGAAGTCATGGACCGCGTCTGGAGCGTCGATGCGGTGGGCAAGAACCGCTCGACCTCCGTGTTCGGTCACATCGTCTCGATCTCGGAGTCCCCGCTGATGGAGGGACTGATCTACGTGGGGACCGACGACGGGCTCGTCCAGGTCACGGAGGACGGCGGACAGAGCTGGAGGGCGGTGACGTCCCTGCCCGGGGTGCCGGATACGTCCTTCGTCCACGACGTCGAGGCCTCGCTGCACGACCCCAACACGGTCTTTGCGGTGGCGAACAACTTCAAGCGCGGCGACTTCAAGCCGTACGTGCTGCGCAGCACGGACCGGGGACGTACCTGGAGCTCGATCTCGAGCAACCTCCCAACGAACGGCCCTGCGTTCACGATCGTGCAGGACCCCGAGCAGGCGGGCCTGCTTTTCGTCGGCACCGAGTACGGAGCCTATGCATCGATCGACGGAGGCGCTTCCTGGGTCGAGTTGAGCGCTGGAATGCCGACGATCCCCATCCGTGAGTTGGAGATCCAGAAGCGGGCCGGTGACCTGGTGGCCGCCTCGTTCGGTCGTGGGTTCTTCGTACTCGACGACTACTCCGCGCTGCGCGCGCTGGCCGCCGCCTCGGCCGAGGTCCTCGCCCAGGAAGGTCACATCTTCCCGGTGCGAACCGCGGAGATGTACCTGGAGTGGAATCCGGGGGGTGACTCCGGCGCCGACTTCTATCAGGCGCCCAACCCACCGTTCGGAGCCACCTTCACCTACTTCGTGCGGGATGCGCTCCGCACCCGACAGGCTACGCGTCAGGCGGCCGAGCAGGCCGCCCAGCGTCGCGGCGAGGACACGCCCTATCCGTCGTGGGACGATCTCAAGCAGGAAGATCGCGAGGAGGCACCCGAGGTCTTCCTCACGATCCGCGACAGCGGAGGTGAGCTGGTCAACACGGTTCGGGGGTCCGCCGCCCGTGGCGTACATCGGGCCACCTGGGACTTCCGCTATCCGGGCTATACGCCGATCACGGGTGGCGGCGGCGGTGGATTCGGGGGCGGTCCCATCGGCCCCATGGCCTTGCCGGGCCGCTACACGGTGTCGCTCTCCAAGCGGGTGGACGGCGTCGTGACCGAGCTGGCCGGTCCCGTCCCCTTCGAAATCGCCCCCGTGGTCGACGCGGCGATTCCACCCCAGGATCCGGCGGCCGTGCTCGCCTTCCAGCGTCAGACGGGGGAATTGCTCCGTGCTGTGACCGGTACACAGCGCGCGGCGGCGGACGCCATGCAGCGGATCCAGGCCATCAAGCGGACTCTCGCCGCGGTGCCACAAGCGACAGAGGACCTTCGTCAGTCGGCCCGAGCCCTGGAGCTACGGCTCCTCGATCTGCAGGAACAGCTGAACGGGGACCGGACGCGCAGCTCGCGCTCAGAGCCGGCGATGCCCGGCATCGTGGGGAGGGTGAACCAGGTGGTGGGCGGCCATTGGCGTGGGATGTTCGGCCCGACCGAGACACACCGTCAGCAGTATCGCATCGCAGCGGACGAGTTCGCAGCCGTATACGACGGTCTGCGGCAACTGATCGAAGGGGATCTACCATCTCTGGAACAGCGCCTCGAGGCGGCGGGCATCCCCTGGACCTCGGGGCGGGCCTTGCCCCGTTGGAACCCCGGCCTGTGA